A genomic region of Magnetofaba australis IT-1 contains the following coding sequences:
- a CDS encoding methyl-accepting chemotaxis protein, whose product MIWKQLTLGAKILSSIATILALLAIIAGWSLFGVSRIVADGVEVTASNRLQGSVLQRELDHLNWVNSVSAFIHDPAVNEIGVELDHTRCGFGQWYYGDARAHAEELAPDLKPILTAVEEPHRLLHLSAWKISEVYQHANPELPGVLAAAVADHMAWSAKIAESIMLRERDISVEWNPKQCALGRFLSHGENRATLQTDPVLKHLLDAIEPQHVALHAAGRKARNALRQGNYKQAAKIYRQSVTPALEKTRNLLKQMRERAQSNLAGKVEAERIFTQETQPQLDLLKGHFHEMGSVIQKSLLSEQQMVTNAKQTRFVIILAVIAALIVGAFLAWLLSRAISQPVHEISTVLSASSTQISASATQQERVAAQQVTAVNEINVTLEELNASARQSSDQADASALSAQRALGRSHQGLTLVEESLEQMEEVMARMEAISAQITLLSERTGAIADISKLMVDFANETKMLAINASIEAVRAGEHGQGFTVLAMETRKLASESKQSAERISTLVNEIQQAASDAVSATDAGAQSIHGGMAVTRQTADAFQGVAESVQSAAESAQQISLNMRQQSTAIRQIVSAMSTIQVGAKESGDGISQVKTGLQNLNGIAQRLKRMV is encoded by the coding sequence ATGATCTGGAAGCAGTTGACCCTGGGCGCCAAGATTCTCTCCAGCATCGCAACCATTCTGGCGCTGCTGGCGATCATTGCCGGTTGGTCCCTGTTTGGCGTCTCGCGCATCGTCGCCGACGGCGTTGAGGTTACCGCCAGCAATCGCCTGCAGGGCAGCGTGCTGCAACGGGAGCTGGACCACCTCAACTGGGTCAACAGCGTCAGCGCCTTTATTCATGACCCGGCGGTCAATGAGATCGGCGTGGAGCTGGACCACACCCGCTGCGGCTTTGGCCAATGGTACTACGGCGACGCGCGCGCCCACGCCGAGGAGCTGGCGCCGGATCTCAAACCGATCCTCACCGCCGTGGAGGAGCCCCACCGTCTGCTGCATCTGTCCGCCTGGAAGATCTCCGAGGTGTATCAACACGCGAACCCGGAACTACCGGGAGTGCTGGCCGCCGCCGTAGCTGATCATATGGCGTGGTCGGCCAAAATCGCCGAGAGCATCATGCTGCGCGAGCGCGATATCTCCGTGGAGTGGAATCCCAAACAGTGCGCCTTGGGACGTTTCCTCTCCCATGGGGAGAACCGCGCCACCCTGCAAACCGATCCCGTTCTCAAACATCTTCTGGACGCCATTGAACCGCAACATGTGGCGCTGCACGCCGCTGGACGCAAAGCGCGTAACGCCCTGCGCCAAGGCAACTATAAGCAAGCGGCCAAAATCTACCGTCAGTCCGTAACGCCTGCTCTGGAGAAAACCCGCAATCTGCTCAAACAGATGCGCGAACGCGCACAAAGCAATCTGGCGGGCAAGGTGGAAGCCGAGCGCATCTTCACTCAGGAGACTCAACCGCAACTGGATCTGCTCAAAGGTCACTTCCATGAGATGGGTAGCGTCATCCAGAAGAGCCTGCTGAGTGAGCAGCAGATGGTGACCAACGCCAAACAGACCCGCTTTGTGATCATTCTGGCGGTGATTGCCGCACTGATTGTGGGCGCGTTCCTGGCTTGGCTCCTGAGCCGCGCCATCAGCCAACCGGTGCACGAGATCTCCACCGTACTCTCCGCCTCCTCCACCCAAATCTCCGCCTCCGCCACCCAGCAGGAGCGCGTCGCCGCCCAGCAGGTTACCGCCGTCAATGAGATCAACGTCACCTTGGAGGAGCTCAATGCGTCGGCGCGGCAGTCGTCGGATCAGGCCGACGCCTCCGCCTTAAGCGCGCAGCGCGCCTTGGGCCGTTCGCACCAGGGCTTGACCCTGGTGGAGGAGAGTTTGGAGCAGATGGAGGAGGTGATGGCGCGCATGGAGGCGATCTCGGCGCAGATCACTCTGCTCTCCGAGCGCACCGGCGCCATTGCCGATATCTCCAAACTGATGGTGGATTTCGCCAATGAGACCAAGATGCTGGCCATCAACGCCTCCATTGAGGCGGTGCGCGCAGGCGAACATGGGCAGGGTTTCACCGTATTGGCCATGGAGACGCGCAAACTGGCCAGCGAGAGCAAGCAATCGGCCGAGCGCATCAGCACCCTGGTGAATGAAATTCAACAGGCCGCCAGCGATGCGGTATCAGCCACCGATGCGGGCGCTCAGAGCATACACGGCGGCATGGCGGTGACGCGCCAGACCGCCGACGCCTTCCAGGGGGTGGCCGAATCGGTGCAATCCGCCGCCGAGAGCGCGCAGCAGATCTCGCTGAATATGCGTCAGCAGTCCACCGCCATCCGGCAGATCGTCAGCGCCATGTCCACCATTCAAGTGGGCGCCAAGGAGAGCGGCGACGGCATCTCCCAGGTCAAAACCGGGCTGCAGAACCTCAACGGCATCGCGCAGAGACTCAAGCGCATGGTGTAG
- a CDS encoding glycoside hydrolase family 3 protein: MRWALDWPPPPRLTDPDEIALARKVGQLILVGYRGVGPDAPWAQQTRRDLAAGRIGGVLLHDYNFHTPDELSQLTAALAPPGATPRPLIAIDQEGGRVSRLAARNGFSGFPAPARVAAAHSPAQARALYQQMACELRRYGVTLNLAPVVDLNLNPNSPIIGRWGRSFGADARSVVRYAQAFVQGHRDAGVLTALKHFPGHGTACGDTHKGAVNASADWRAEELRPYRLLTQANTVDLVMTAHVFVSELDPDAPASLSARVIEGRLRHEIGFDGVVITDDLQMVVAVESYANTPQQAALAALAAGNDLVLLSNFFAFDRHLPARIARRVVQAVRSGVLSVARIDQAFARVAALKQRLNGANTACSL, from the coding sequence ATGCGTTGGGCGTTGGACTGGCCCCCGCCGCCGCGCTTGACCGACCCTGATGAGATCGCCCTGGCGCGCAAAGTCGGCCAGTTGATCCTGGTGGGGTATCGGGGCGTCGGCCCCGATGCGCCCTGGGCGCAGCAGACCCGGCGGGATCTGGCCGCCGGACGCATCGGCGGCGTGCTGCTGCACGACTACAATTTTCACACCCCCGACGAGCTGTCTCAACTCACCGCTGCGCTGGCGCCGCCCGGCGCAACTCCCCGCCCGCTCATCGCCATCGACCAGGAGGGCGGGCGCGTCTCCCGCCTCGCCGCCCGCAATGGGTTCAGCGGATTCCCCGCTCCCGCCCGCGTCGCCGCCGCCCACTCCCCCGCGCAGGCGCGCGCGCTCTACCAACAGATGGCGTGTGAGCTGCGCCGTTATGGCGTGACGCTGAATCTGGCCCCGGTGGTGGATCTTAATCTCAATCCCAACAGCCCCATCATTGGCCGTTGGGGGCGCAGTTTCGGCGCCGATGCCCGCAGCGTAGTCCGTTACGCCCAGGCGTTCGTGCAGGGCCATCGCGATGCGGGCGTTCTCACCGCCCTCAAACACTTCCCCGGCCACGGGACCGCCTGCGGCGACACCCACAAAGGCGCGGTCAACGCCAGCGCCGACTGGCGCGCCGAGGAGCTGCGCCCCTATCGGCTTCTGACCCAGGCCAATACGGTGGACTTGGTGATGACGGCGCATGTGTTCGTTTCGGAGTTGGATCCTGACGCGCCCGCGTCGTTATCGGCCCGGGTGATCGAGGGGCGTCTGCGTCATGAGATCGGCTTTGATGGCGTGGTGATCACCGACGATCTGCAGATGGTCGTCGCCGTGGAGAGCTACGCCAATACGCCGCAACAAGCGGCGCTGGCGGCCTTGGCGGCGGGCAATGACTTGGTGCTGCTGTCCAACTTCTTCGCCTTTGACCGCCACCTGCCCGCGCGCATCGCGCGCCGTGTCGTGCAGGCTGTGCGTTCCGGCGTGCTGTCTGTGGCGCGCATTGATCAGGCGTTTGCGCGGGTGGCGGCCCTCAAACAGCGGCTGAACGGCGCCAACACTGCATGTTCGCTGTGA
- a CDS encoding thioredoxin family protein has product MRKLFILLALVCVLGVVQSKPAAALTNEPFFKETFLDMQEDLLTARESNQILMLFFEQEGCPYCKQLHETTLQDPKVRTYMETYFYPVQVDIFGARESVDFDGKTAPEKQFARNHKVMFTPTVVYFNAKGEELFRLSGYWRPFHFLASMRFVKEGHYKSKNFQDLIRELVRQEGGLE; this is encoded by the coding sequence ATGCGCAAACTCTTCATCCTGCTGGCGCTGGTCTGTGTGCTGGGCGTGGTCCAGAGCAAACCGGCGGCGGCGTTGACCAATGAGCCGTTTTTCAAAGAGACCTTCCTGGACATGCAGGAGGATCTGCTCACCGCCCGCGAGAGCAATCAGATCCTGATGCTGTTCTTTGAGCAGGAGGGGTGCCCCTACTGCAAGCAGCTGCACGAAACCACTCTGCAGGATCCCAAAGTGCGCACCTATATGGAGACTTACTTCTATCCGGTGCAGGTGGATATCTTCGGCGCCCGCGAAAGCGTCGATTTCGATGGCAAAACCGCGCCGGAGAAGCAGTTCGCGCGCAACCACAAGGTGATGTTCACCCCCACCGTGGTCTACTTCAACGCCAAGGGCGAGGAGCTATTCCGCCTGAGCGGCTACTGGCGCCCGTTTCACTTCCTGGCCAGCATGCGCTTTGTGAAGGAAGGGCACTACAAGAGCAAGAACTTCCAGGACCTGATCCGCGAGTTGGTGCGCCAGGAGGGCGGCCTGGAGTGA
- a CDS encoding NfeD family protein, translating into MELEWSVISHWHWWIAGALFLIIELLSPAFFFLWLGVAAGVTGAALLLFPELDWKWQTLLFAGLSLAALYIWHRVIKHHPQESDAPQLNQRGAQYVGRQFTLIEPIVNGMGRIRVDDASWRIHGADLPAGAVVTVVAVEGVTLRVEAASTQSERES; encoded by the coding sequence ATGGAGCTGGAGTGGAGCGTCATCAGCCACTGGCATTGGTGGATCGCCGGGGCGCTGTTTCTGATCATCGAACTGCTCAGCCCGGCGTTCTTCTTCCTCTGGCTGGGAGTGGCCGCCGGGGTGACCGGCGCGGCGCTGCTGCTGTTTCCTGAACTGGATTGGAAGTGGCAGACCCTGCTGTTTGCAGGGCTGTCGCTGGCGGCGCTTTACATCTGGCATCGGGTGATCAAACATCATCCCCAAGAGAGCGACGCGCCGCAGTTGAATCAACGCGGCGCGCAGTACGTGGGACGACAATTCACCCTCATCGAACCCATCGTCAACGGCATGGGCCGGATTCGGGTGGATGACGCCAGTTGGCGCATTCACGGCGCGGATCTGCCCGCAGGCGCAGTGGTGACGGTGGTGGCGGTGGAGGGGGTGACGCTGCGCGTGGAGGCGGCGTCCACACAGTCAGAGAGGGAATCCTAA
- a CDS encoding SPFH domain-containing protein translates to MEPIASLVIVILVLAMIFMLMAIKVVPQGMEYTVERWGRYQRTLKPGLNIITPVFDRVGHKINMREQVMDVPSQEVITKDNAMIQVDGVVFFQVVQSAAAAYEVNNLDYAILNLTMTNIRTVMGSMDLDELLSRRDEINMRLLSVVDEATNPWGIKVTRIEIKDISPPKDLVESMGRQMKAERDKRAAVLQAEGVRQAAVLQAEGEKRAAILKAEGQKEAAFREAEARERLAQAEAEATRMVSEAIAGGNVQAINYFVAQKYVEALRDMASADNQKVMFLPIEATGVLGSLGGVAELAKEAMRPDKSGGDA, encoded by the coding sequence ATGGAGCCCATTGCATCCTTAGTTATCGTCATTTTAGTGCTGGCCATGATCTTTATGTTGATGGCCATCAAGGTCGTGCCGCAGGGAATGGAGTACACGGTGGAGCGTTGGGGCCGCTATCAGCGCACCCTCAAACCGGGTCTGAATATTATTACGCCGGTGTTTGATCGCGTCGGCCACAAAATCAATATGCGCGAACAGGTGATGGATGTGCCCTCACAAGAGGTGATCACCAAGGACAACGCCATGATCCAGGTGGATGGCGTGGTCTTCTTTCAGGTGGTGCAGAGCGCGGCGGCGGCCTATGAGGTGAACAATCTGGACTACGCCATCCTCAACCTCACCATGACCAACATCCGCACCGTGATGGGCTCCATGGATCTGGACGAACTGCTCTCGCGCCGGGATGAGATCAATATGCGCCTGCTGTCGGTGGTGGATGAGGCGACCAATCCGTGGGGCATCAAGGTGACCCGCATTGAGATCAAGGACATCTCGCCGCCCAAGGATCTGGTGGAGTCCATGGGGCGGCAGATGAAGGCGGAACGGGACAAACGCGCCGCGGTGTTGCAGGCCGAAGGGGTGCGCCAAGCGGCGGTGCTGCAAGCCGAGGGGGAGAAGCGCGCGGCGATCCTCAAAGCCGAAGGGCAGAAAGAGGCCGCCTTCCGCGAAGCCGAGGCGCGCGAACGTCTGGCTCAGGCCGAAGCCGAAGCCACGCGCATGGTCTCCGAAGCCATTGCCGGGGGCAATGTGCAGGCGATCAACTACTTCGTGGCGCAGAAGTATGTGGAGGCGCTGCGGGATATGGCCAGCGCCGACAACCAGAAGGTGATGTTCCTGCCCATCGAAGCCACCGGCGTGCTGGGCTCCCTGGGCGGGGTGGCGGAGCTGGCCAAAGAGGCGATGCGGCCGGATAAATCTGGGGGGGACGCCTGA
- a CDS encoding ion transporter: MNDRPSLLRRIKALLHHLLEASDSRARQVFNLVMMIVVLASLTQMVLEVNPDLTEIERQFYQELEELFAIIFLIEYLLRWWVCSDLYDDFQHARNRYIRRHHRDAPVLITAHALRVALAAKWRWMKQPLSVVDLLAILPFFRVFRLLRVLRVLRVLKLFRYSKRLTFFSDVIAERAFELTSLLTIAGIIFGMVAVAFYVVEHGQNPDVTNLWEAVYWSLITITTVGYGDITPATSAGQVVAVTGTVLGMWVTVFMTSIVVTAVNERMFHLKEQRMERMAERLKNHYIVCGMGRVGHAVCETLKAEGCAFVAMDSKQELVDEAINRGWTALCGDVTEEENWARLGLAKARCVISTISEEASNIYLILAIRERRPDVFLIVTGVDDNSENRLLKLGADRAISPEHDGGQHMAYTALRPTAINLFDLALKRDHIELDMEEICVPATGDFVDVTVAEAEIGQQFGIIVVAIVRGQETFFPPANKKMLGGDTLVCLGHLDDLERLRRTIQSS; the protein is encoded by the coding sequence ATGAACGACCGTCCCAGTCTGTTGCGGCGCATCAAGGCGCTGCTCCATCACCTGCTCGAGGCTTCCGATAGCCGCGCCCGCCAAGTGTTCAACTTGGTGATGATGATCGTGGTGCTGGCCTCGCTCACCCAGATGGTGCTGGAGGTCAATCCCGATCTGACCGAAATCGAACGGCAGTTCTATCAAGAGCTTGAAGAGCTGTTCGCCATCATCTTCCTGATTGAGTATCTGCTGCGCTGGTGGGTCTGTTCGGACCTGTATGATGACTTCCAGCATGCGCGCAATCGCTATATACGCCGCCACCATCGCGACGCCCCGGTTTTGATCACCGCACATGCGCTGCGGGTGGCGTTGGCGGCCAAATGGCGCTGGATGAAGCAGCCGCTGTCGGTGGTCGATCTGCTGGCGATTCTGCCGTTTTTCCGTGTTTTCCGACTGCTGCGGGTGCTCAGAGTGTTGCGGGTGCTCAAGCTGTTCCGCTACTCCAAGCGTCTGACCTTCTTTAGCGACGTCATCGCCGAGCGCGCGTTTGAACTCACCTCGCTGCTGACCATTGCGGGGATCATTTTCGGCATGGTGGCGGTGGCCTTCTATGTGGTGGAGCATGGACAGAATCCCGACGTCACCAATCTGTGGGAGGCGGTCTACTGGAGCCTGATCACCATCACCACGGTGGGCTATGGCGACATCACCCCCGCCACCAGCGCCGGTCAGGTGGTGGCGGTGACCGGCACCGTGCTGGGCATGTGGGTGACGGTGTTCATGACCTCCATCGTGGTCACTGCGGTCAACGAACGAATGTTTCATCTCAAGGAGCAGCGCATGGAGCGCATGGCGGAACGCCTGAAGAACCACTACATCGTCTGCGGCATGGGTCGCGTGGGCCATGCGGTGTGCGAAACTCTCAAAGCCGAGGGCTGCGCGTTTGTGGCCATGGACAGCAAACAGGAGTTGGTGGACGAAGCGATCAATCGCGGCTGGACCGCGCTGTGCGGCGATGTGACCGAGGAGGAGAACTGGGCGCGGTTGGGGTTGGCCAAAGCGCGCTGCGTCATCAGCACCATCTCCGAAGAGGCCTCCAACATCTATCTGATTCTGGCCATTCGCGAACGGCGTCCCGACGTTTTCCTCATCGTCACCGGGGTGGATGACAACTCCGAGAATCGCCTGCTCAAACTGGGCGCCGACCGCGCCATCTCGCCGGAGCATGACGGCGGCCAGCACATGGCGTACACCGCGCTGCGCCCCACCGCCATCAATCTGTTCGATCTGGCGCTCAAGCGCGATCATATCGAGCTGGACATGGAGGAGATCTGCGTGCCGGCGACTGGCGATTTTGTCGACGTGACCGTGGCCGAGGCGGAGATTGGGCAACAGTTCGGCATCATCGTAGTCGCCATTGTGCGCGGTCAGGAGACCTTCTTTCCGCCCGCCAACAAGAAGATGCTGGGGGGCGATACATTGGTTTGCCTGGGGCACTTGGACGATCTGGAGCGTCTGCGCCGCACCATCCAGAGTAGTTAG
- the mutY gene encoding A/G-specific adenine glycosylase, which translates to MLTPPHNPAQLAQRLLAHYDRHGRDLPWRGERSLYRIWLSEIMLQQTTVAAVIPYYTAFLQHFPDVESLAAAQQEDVLRLWQGLGYYARARNLHRAAQQVAGQYGGCFPESPEMLEALPGVGRSTAAAILAIGRDHHLAILDGNVKRVLTRLTACAEPPDKPGAKRALWTLAQQLTCPQRPGDYAQAIMDLGATLCSRSKPQCPLCPWAAWCRAHQAGEPTRYPVKAPKRAAKPQRHQACLLIVDASGERILLRQRPNAGLLAGMWEPPGSAMADNGEGVDVAALCALYGVCSSTLHTLETVQHTFTHFHLALTPYQTRLTDAHPTEDLPEQPHRWTAWADLDATPMATLHRKALAMLRR; encoded by the coding sequence GTGCTAACTCCGCCCCACAACCCCGCGCAACTGGCGCAACGCCTGCTGGCCCACTACGACCGCCATGGCCGCGATCTGCCGTGGCGCGGCGAGCGCAGTCTCTATCGCATCTGGCTGTCGGAGATCATGCTGCAGCAGACCACCGTGGCGGCGGTGATCCCCTACTACACCGCCTTTCTACAACATTTTCCCGATGTGGAGAGCCTGGCGGCGGCGCAGCAGGAGGATGTGTTGCGGCTGTGGCAGGGGTTGGGCTACTACGCCCGCGCGCGCAATCTGCACCGCGCCGCTCAGCAGGTGGCCGGGCAATATGGCGGCTGTTTTCCGGAGAGCCCCGAGATGCTGGAGGCGCTGCCGGGGGTGGGACGCAGCACCGCAGCGGCGATCCTGGCCATTGGCCGCGATCACCATCTGGCGATTCTCGACGGCAACGTCAAACGGGTGCTCACCCGCCTCACCGCCTGCGCCGAGCCGCCGGACAAACCCGGCGCCAAACGCGCGTTGTGGACGCTGGCGCAGCAGCTCACCTGCCCCCAACGCCCCGGCGATTACGCCCAGGCGATCATGGATCTGGGCGCCACCCTGTGCAGCCGCAGCAAACCCCAATGCCCGCTCTGCCCCTGGGCGGCGTGGTGCCGGGCGCATCAGGCGGGGGAGCCCACGCGCTACCCAGTAAAAGCGCCCAAACGCGCCGCCAAGCCGCAGCGTCATCAGGCGTGTCTATTGATTGTGGATGCGTCCGGCGAGCGGATTCTGTTGCGCCAACGCCCCAATGCAGGGTTGCTGGCGGGGATGTGGGAGCCGCCGGGATCGGCGATGGCTGATAACGGGGAGGGTGTGGATGTGGCGGCGCTGTGCGCGCTCTATGGCGTCTGTTCATCCACCTTGCACACTCTGGAGACGGTCCAGCATACCTTTACCCACTTCCACTTGGCGCTCACGCCCTATCAGACGCGCCTGACCGATGCGCACCCTACGGAGGATCTTCCCGAGCAGCCGCACCGCTGGACGGCGTGGGCGGATCTGGACGCCACCCCCATGGCCACCCTGCACCGCAAAGCGTTGGCCATGCTGCGCCGCTGA
- a CDS encoding SIR2 family protein, whose protein sequence is MALHDDMILFISATYYHALWRMTPCPTYSDFAMSDDAAAPPKPLKPLPAYRFAQRLKRDLERDTECRYAFFLGAGCSISSGIPAAGALSKRWLQEYQKEAAPNLKAAEFDAWAAKAFPQYDKHNVGALYGELIKEMYSSPRQRQKEIERICANRYPSYGYSVLAALMARDQACNVALTTNFDDLLIDALYLFTDKKPLVILDDSMAAHIRASYVQPLVVKLHGDHKLTPMNTATETNCLNPQMEEKAQQLLTNRGMVFLGYGGNDASILKMLQGLGNEPLAYPVYWLSGTEPTGVIRPWLDAVGAFWVQERDFDAAMLLLQEELDLPKPDRKRFDHVFDNVFDQYKALSKKANEEASQAPDDAAKSAMAEAVKKTDKKFESWRQVLLKADRLKKSDPDAADAIYLQGITDFPNDANILGDYALFLETIRNDSDKAEQFYLRAIDADPNHANNLVNYAVFLENIRNDSDKAEQFYLRAIDADPKRANTLGNYANFLTDIRHDHEQAEAFYLRAIDADPKHVNTLGNYAVFLKNIRHDHEQAEAFYLRAIDADPNHANNLGNYALFLENIRNDSDKAEQFYLRAIDADPKHATALGNYAVFLTDIRHDHEQAETFFLRAIDADPKYATALGNYAAFLKNIRHDHEQAEAFYLRAIDADPKHASNLGNYANFLTDIRHDHEQAEDFYRRAIDANPNHANNLGNYANFLTNIRHDHEQAEAFYLRAIDADPKYANNLGNYAEFLLLHKEQTEAGLAQLEQLIQQSGLKEEYWLIYWCLRFVFAPQSEQGKALSSLKQLLGNPSLRDPGWNFHQIVQKGQELPHPKAEWLQPLADVINDKAPLESLDAWPEWKALEREPNPDA, encoded by the coding sequence TTGGCTTTGCATGATGATATGATACTCTTCATTTCTGCGACTTATTATCACGCCTTATGGCGTATGACGCCCTGCCCCACTTATTCGGACTTTGCCATGTCAGATGACGCCGCCGCGCCGCCCAAGCCGCTGAAGCCCCTGCCCGCCTATCGCTTTGCGCAGCGTTTGAAGCGGGATCTGGAGCGCGATACAGAGTGCCGCTACGCCTTCTTCCTCGGCGCCGGGTGTTCGATCTCCAGCGGCATCCCCGCGGCTGGAGCGCTCTCCAAACGCTGGCTGCAGGAGTATCAAAAAGAGGCTGCGCCGAATCTGAAAGCGGCGGAGTTTGATGCGTGGGCCGCCAAGGCTTTTCCGCAATATGACAAACACAATGTGGGCGCGCTCTATGGGGAGTTAATCAAAGAGATGTACTCCTCGCCGCGTCAGCGGCAGAAGGAGATTGAGCGCATCTGCGCCAATAGATACCCCAGCTATGGCTACAGCGTGCTGGCGGCGTTGATGGCCAGAGATCAGGCCTGCAACGTGGCCCTCACCACCAATTTCGATGACCTTCTCATCGACGCGCTCTATCTATTCACGGATAAAAAGCCGCTGGTGATTCTGGATGACTCCATGGCGGCGCACATTCGCGCCTCCTATGTGCAGCCGTTGGTGGTCAAGCTGCATGGGGACCACAAACTCACCCCCATGAACACCGCCACCGAGACCAATTGTCTGAATCCGCAGATGGAGGAGAAGGCGCAGCAACTGTTGACCAATCGCGGCATGGTGTTTCTGGGGTATGGCGGCAATGACGCCAGCATTCTCAAAATGCTGCAGGGGTTGGGCAATGAACCGTTGGCCTATCCGGTCTATTGGCTCTCCGGTACCGAGCCCACCGGGGTAATTCGCCCCTGGCTGGACGCCGTGGGGGCCTTCTGGGTGCAAGAGCGGGATTTTGACGCCGCCATGTTGCTGCTGCAGGAGGAGTTGGACCTTCCTAAGCCGGATCGAAAGCGTTTTGATCACGTCTTCGACAATGTATTTGATCAATATAAGGCGCTCTCCAAAAAGGCGAACGAAGAAGCGAGCCAAGCCCCGGATGATGCGGCAAAATCCGCCATGGCCGAAGCCGTGAAGAAGACGGACAAGAAGTTTGAGAGTTGGCGGCAGGTGCTGTTGAAAGCGGACCGTTTGAAGAAATCCGATCCCGATGCAGCCGATGCCATCTATCTTCAGGGGATCACGGATTTCCCTAACGACGCTAATATCCTTGGCGACTATGCGCTTTTCTTAGAGACTATCCGCAATGACTCCGATAAGGCGGAGCAGTTCTATCTCCGCGCTATCGACGCTGATCCTAATCATGCCAATAATCTCGTCAACTATGCGGTTTTCTTAGAGAATATCCGCAATGACTCCGATAAGGCGGAGCAGTTCTATCTCCGCGCCATCGACGCTGATCCTAAACGTGCAAACACTCTTGGAAATTATGCCAATTTCTTAACAGATATCCGCCACGACCATGAGCAGGCCGAAGCATTCTATCTCCGCGCCATCGATGCTGATCCTAAACATGTAAACACTCTTGGAAATTATGCCGTCTTCTTAAAAAATATCCGCCACGACCATGAGCAGGCCGAAGCGTTCTATCTCCGCGCCATCGACGCTGATCCTAATCATGCCAATAATCTCGGTAACTATGCGCTTTTCTTAGAGAATATCCGCAATGACTCCGATAAGGCGGAGCAGTTCTATCTCCGCGCCATCGACGCTGATCCTAAACATGCAACCGCCCTTGGAAATTATGCCGTCTTCTTAACTGATATCCGCCACGACCATGAGCAGGCCGAAACATTCTTTCTCCGCGCCATCGATGCCGACCCTAAATATGCAACCGCCCTTGGAAATTATGCCGCCTTCTTAAAAAATATCCGCCACGACCATGAGCAGGCCGAAGCATTCTATCTCCGCGCCATCGATGCTGATCCTAAACATGCAAGCAATCTTGGAAATTATGCCAATTTCTTAACAGATATCCGCCACGACCATGAGCAGGCCGAAGATTTCTATCGCCGCGCCATCGATGCTAATCCTAACCATGCAAACAATCTTGGAAATTATGCCAATTTCTTAACAAATATCCGCCACGACCACGAGCAGGCCGAAGCTTTCTATCTCCGCGCCATCGATGCCGACCCTAAATATGCAAACAATCTTGGAAATTATGCTGAATTTCTTCTGCTGCACAAAGAGCAAACTGAAGCGGGGCTGGCGCAACTGGAACAGCTGATTCAACAAAGCGGGTTGAAAGAAGAGTATTGGCTAATCTATTGGTGCTTGCGCTTTGTGTTTGCGCCGCAGAGCGAACAGGGTAAGGCCCTTTCCAGCCTGAAACAACTCTTAGGTAACCCCTCGCTGCGTGATCCAGGCTGGAACTTCCACCAGATTGTGCAAAAAGGTCAGGAGCTGCCGCACCCGAAAGCGGAGTGGCTGCAACCGCTGGCTGATGTGATCAACGACAAAGCCCCGCTGGAGTCCCTGGATGCCTGGCCAGAATGGAAGGCGCTGGAGCGCGAACCCAATCCCGACGCCTAA